The following proteins are encoded in a genomic region of Sphingopyxis sp. YF1:
- a CDS encoding phasin family protein: MATKMDSAEKAFEAATLETPAKPVATPAAPAVAAPSAEKIAAAPVKTPTEKAKAKPVQKNAAKPAAKKAAPKKAAAKTIAPKALKAAPKPVAAATKGFKTMNDTVKKFAEDAKTRAEALTADFNEKAKEAMAKSSKLAEEAVEFNKANVEALVESGKIAAKGFETLGQEGVAFARKSFEDTSAALKGYTAVKSPTEFFKLYAENSKKAFDAAVAQTSKTSELVVKLANESFAPISNRVSVISSKMKAA; this comes from the coding sequence ATGGCTACCAAGATGGATAGTGCCGAAAAGGCCTTCGAAGCCGCGACGCTGGAAACGCCCGCCAAGCCGGTGGCGACTCCTGCGGCCCCCGCGGTTGCCGCCCCCTCGGCGGAAAAGATCGCTGCGGCGCCCGTGAAGACCCCGACCGAAAAGGCGAAGGCCAAGCCGGTCCAAAAGAATGCTGCAAAGCCGGCCGCCAAAAAGGCCGCCCCGAAGAAGGCTGCCGCGAAGACGATTGCCCCCAAAGCCCTGAAGGCCGCGCCGAAGCCCGTCGCCGCCGCCACCAAAGGATTCAAGACCATGAACGACACCGTCAAGAAGTTCGCTGAAGACGCCAAGACCCGCGCCGAAGCGCTGACCGCCGATTTCAATGAAAAGGCGAAGGAAGCGATGGCCAAGTCGAGCAAGCTCGCCGAAGAAGCCGTCGAGTTCAACAAGGCAAACGTCGAAGCGCTCGTCGAGTCGGGCAAGATCGCAGCCAAGGGCTTCGAGACGCTCGGCCAGGAAGGCGTCGCCTTCGCCCGCAAGAGCTTCGAAGACACGTCGGCCGCGCTGAAGGGCTACACCGCCGTCAAGTCGCCGACCGAATTCTTCAAGCTCTATGCCGAGAACAGCAAGAAGGCGTTCGACGCCGCCGTTGCGCAGACTTCGAAGACCAGCGAACTGGTCGTCAAGCTCGCCAACGAGAGCTTCGCGCCGATTTCGAACCGCGTTTCGGTCATCAGCTCGAAGATGAAGGCCGCCTAA
- the clpS gene encoding ATP-dependent Clp protease adapter ClpS: MLPIPTFQPVRAMADKDDGAPGNPGVGIATRTRAKPKKPSMYKVLLLNDDYTPMEFVVMVLQRFFNMDIEQATQVMLHVHQQGVGVCGVFSYEVAETKVNQVMDAARQNQHPLQCTLEKA, encoded by the coding sequence ATGCTTCCAATCCCGACCTTCCAGCCGGTCCGCGCCATGGCGGACAAGGATGATGGCGCGCCCGGCAACCCCGGCGTCGGCATCGCGACACGTACGCGCGCAAAGCCCAAGAAGCCCTCGATGTACAAGGTGCTGCTGCTCAACGACGACTACACCCCTATGGAGTTCGTCGTGATGGTGCTCCAGCGCTTCTTCAACATGGACATCGAACAGGCGACACAGGTGATGCTGCACGTCCACCAGCAGGGCGTCGGCGTGTGCGGCGTATTCAGCTACGAGGTCGCGGAAACCAAGGTCAATCAGGTGATGGACGCCGCGCGGCAGAACCAGCACCCGCTGCAGTGCACGCTGGAAAAGGCCTGA
- a CDS encoding helix-turn-helix domain-containing protein produces the protein MPKRADLSDTFCPVGRSAELLGDRAVLLILRELFFGRRQFELIAANTRLGPQLVSARLKLLEREDVVERRAYQDRPPRHEYRLTDKGKDMFGVLYAMRGWAERWAYAEGETGGGPAMRYVHRACGTDVGTALVCPGCGAALGYGDLKGEPSPALRAEQAARSG, from the coding sequence ATGCCCAAACGTGCAGACCTGTCGGATACCTTCTGCCCCGTCGGGCGGTCGGCCGAACTGCTCGGCGATCGCGCGGTGCTGCTGATCCTGCGCGAACTGTTCTTCGGGCGCCGCCAGTTCGAGCTCATCGCCGCGAACACGCGGCTGGGGCCGCAACTCGTCTCGGCGCGGCTCAAGCTGTTGGAGAGGGAAGATGTGGTCGAGCGCCGCGCCTATCAGGACCGGCCGCCGCGCCACGAATATCGACTGACCGACAAGGGCAAGGATATGTTCGGCGTGCTCTATGCAATGCGCGGCTGGGCCGAGCGCTGGGCCTATGCCGAGGGCGAGACCGGCGGCGGGCCGGCGATGCGCTATGTCCATCGCGCGTGCGGGACCGATGTCGGGACGGCACTGGTGTGTCCGGGCTGCGGCGCGGCGCTGGGCTATGGCGATCTGAAGGGCGAGCCGTCGCCAGCGCTCAGGGCCGAGCAGGCGGCGCGGTCGGGGTAG